The sequence ATAACAAAATAAGGAGACACCGTACCTTAGATCTTTTGGTCGATTCAGACTTTTTTATCCCCAATGAAATGATTTCTACAGAGCAAAAAATAAAAATCACCCTTCGATTTTATTTTTTAAACCACAACTCACTAAAAATAAAAAAATCGGAACCCTGCTCCAAAAAAAAATTCCAGCCAGACCCTGCTTCAAACAAAAAATTCAAAAAACCAAACCCGGCCCGAAAACCAGACCCGGGGTCCAGTTCCCACTCCCCACAAAAAAACCCCAAAAACCAAAATGGGCCTGACCGGATTCGAACCGGTGACCTCCGCCGTGTAAGGGCGACGTCATAACCAACTAGACCACAAGCCCAATTTCTTACTAATGTCACCCTGAACACTATTAATTGTGTTGATAAGAAAACTCCGCTTCAGGGATTAAAAAATTATTCCTTCTTGGGAGGGAGTTTGATATCGATACCAAACTTCTCCGCATTCTTATCCGCAATTGCCTGGATAGCGGCGATCTCCGCATCCTGCCGCGTGGGCTTGAAGAGGTGGCGGAACCGTTTCTGGGTCTTTAAGTACTCCTCGACGGGCTTGCGCACTACCTTCTTGACCTTTGTCACCTTGCCATCGATCATCTCGTAGTTGACCCAGAGGCCGGTCTCGATCGCGAGTTTTGCAATCGCGATCGTTTGCTCGCCTTCAAATCCCCACCCGGTGCAGCAGGGTGCATGGACCTGCACATAGCTGGGACCGGGGGTTGCGATCGCCTTTTCCACCTTCTGGAGGAGATCGGCGGGGTAGGCAATGGATGTCGTTGCAACATACGGTGCACCGTGTGCAGCAAGGATCGCCGGCATGTCCTTCTTTTGCATCTTGTTGCCAAAGGAACATTTTCCTGCCGGGCTGGTAGTCGTGCTCGCATCGTACGGGGTTGCACCGGAACGCTGGATACCGGTGTTCATGTAGGCCTCGTTGTCGTAGCAGACGTAGGTAAAGTCGTGGCCGCGTTCGAACGCCCCGCTGATACAGATCATACCGATATCAAAGGTTGCCCCATCGCCGGCCATGATCACGATCTTTTCCTTACGGCCCTGCTTTTTGAGCGACGCCTCGATACCGGATGCAACCGCGGCTGCATTCTCAAAGAGGGAGTGGATCCACGGCACTTTCCATGCAGTCTCCGGGTAAGGTGTGGAGAACACTTCCATGCATCCTGTAGACGAGACAAAGATCGAGTCTTTGCCGGCTGCCTTGGTTACCAGCCGTGCCGCAAGGGATGCACCGCAACCGCCGCAGGCCCGGTGTCCGCAGTCAAACAATTCACAGGTTTTTTCTGCCATTTCAGATCAACTCCTTGCGCAGGCCATAGAATATATCGCCCTGCCCCTTTTCGCAGAGTTCAACAATCTGCCTGATGTCCCGTTTCCTGACGTCCCTGCCGCCAAGTCCCAGCACATAGCCTTTTACCGGTATGGAAGAACCGTAGAGTGCATCCCTCACTTCCATAGCGGTTGCCCCTTTGGCACCGAGCGAGATGTTCTTGTCAAGCACGGCAACACGCTTGACGTGCGAGAGCATTTTGGCGATCTCTTCTGACGGGAAGGGCCGGAAGACACGGATCTTCAACAACCCGACTTTCTTTCCTGCCGCCCGCATCTCATCGATGGCATCCTTGGTGGTTCCGCAGATGGACCCCATCGCAACGATCGCCGTCTCGGCATCATCGAGTTTGTATCCCTCGATAAGCGCGCTATAGTCCCGGCCGAACATTTCGCCGAACTCTTTTCCGGCCTTTGCGATCACGCCTTTTGCCTGTTTCAGGGCCAGGTCCATCTCGTACCTGAATTCGAGGTAATATTCGGGCGTAGCGTACATGCCGAAACTGATCGGGTCTGCCGCGTCAAGACGCTCAGCGGGGTTGAACTTCGGGAGATACTTATCCACATCTTCCTGGGTGAGCATATCCACCGGTTCGTAGGTGTGGGAGAGGATAAACCCGTCAAAGCAGACGAAAGCGGGGAGCTGGATAGTTGGGTCTTCTGCCACCCGGTAGGCGATCATGTGCAGGTCCGCTGCTTCCTGGTTATCCTCGGCATAGAACTGGAGCCAGCCTGCATCCCTTAAGGAAACTGAGTCCTGCTGGTCGTTCCAGATCGAGAGCGGTGCTCCCATTGCCCGGTTGGCAATTGACATGATGATCGGCAGGCGCATGCCCGATGCATTGAAGACGACCTCGGCCATCAGCATCAGACCCTGTGAGGTGGTTGCCGAGTAGGTTCGTGAACCGGCGGCGCTTGCTCCCACGCAGGCAGAGAGGGCAGAGAGTTCGTTCTCAACGGTGATGTATTCGGCATCGAGCGTGCCGTTTGCAACAAAATCAGCCAGTGCCTCAACGATATGGGTCTGGGGGGTAATGGGGTAGGCAGAGACCACCTGCGGACGGCAGAGACGGACTATCTCTGCGACTGCGTGCGATCCCTCGATTATCTCCATCATTTATTTTTCCTCCTGTTTCATGGTGATTGCTTCCTTGGGGCACTCGACTGCGCAGATCCCACAGCCCTTGCAGTATGTATAATCGGGATCGAACAATCCTTCAGCATCCTCGTGTACGCATCCCTCAGGACAGAGTGTCCTGCACATCCCGCACTTCGAGCACTTCTCGTGGTCGAAGATCGGTTTGAAAACGCGCCACGAACCTGTCTTGTTATCCCGTGCTTTTCCCGGCCGTGCCCGGCACCCGACAGCGAGCGCCATTATGCCGCCCCTTTGACGATATCGAACGCCACTTTTGCAGCAGCGATATTCTTTGCCGCAAGCTCCTTGGGGAAGCGGTGGTTGAGTGCCTTTTCCAGAGCAGAGAACTGGATCTCGCCCGTTGCGGCAGCAAATGCTCCCATCAAAGAGGTATTGGTGATGGGCAGCCCGATTGCCTTGAGTGCAATCGAGGTGGCATCAAGGGTGATAAGTTTCACACCTTCAGGAACCGTATAATCCGGCTTCTTTTCCGTGTTGACGATCACGATGCCCCCCGTCCTTACGCCCATGAAGACGTTGACGTCCTTGATTAAGGTGCTGTCCTGCACAATGATGTAATTGGGTTCATACACCTGGCTGCGCAGCCGGATCTTTTTGTCATCGAACCTGACAAATGCCTGCACCGGGGCTCCGCGCCGTTCAACGCCAAACGCCGGGAATGCCTGGGCAAAGCTGCCGCCTTCAAACGCGGCGACTGCAATCAGTTCGGCAGCAGTGACGGACCCCTGGCCACCCCTGCCATGTATGCGTAGTTCTCTCAAGGAAAATCCCTGATCATATTACATGATTAATCGATATAAATCCTAGAGATCTACATCGAGCCCGAGAATAGTTATGCTTCCGGAAAAAACGTCCCGGGCGATCCGGGCAAGGCCGCGTGAAGCGCACCATTCGTCATATACGGCCACATCTGCGCCCAGAAGGGACCGGACCTCAGGGGCAATGGCGGGTGCAAGACTTCCGGCAAGCGCAATGGCAGCGCGTGGATTCAGGAGGCGCAGTGCGGCACATTCCATGGCCGAGAACATCGCGACCGCCGGTATGCGCGATGCTTCGGGCAGGGAGAAGTTCACTCCCGCATGCTGGAATGCCTCGTTTGCGGTGCACTCCCCGGCATCGATCTTCCGGATCGCATCCACATCGAGTGCACCGTGCAGGGTTCCCGGTGCAAAGATGCACGCATCGAACGCCCCTACCAGTTTTCCCGCAGATACGAGCAGGGAAACGGTATTTGAACTGACATCGGAGACGATTACGTCCCCTCCAAGCGTATGGCAGGCCTCGTAGGCAATCCCGATCTTCTCCGGGCTGGTCTGGTGGGAATAGGCCTTGAAGCGCGGATCCGTGGGGGAACCCCGGTGAAGGCCCGGGATAACTATTGCAGGAATGCCACTCTGTGCAATCTCGTCAAAGACTTTGGTTCCGCCGCCGATATGCTTGCCCGCACCCTCGCGGCTGATGATTCCCCGGTTCTTTACTTTACCAATCGAGGTGATGGACGTGATACCATCCCCCATGGAATAGCAGAGGGCAATTCCTTCGATCTCGTCAATCGGGCAAAGTTGGGAGAGTGAGTCTGTGGTAAAATCCCTGGCAGCCTCCCGCGAAATTTTGAATTGTCCGCTGTCCCCGGCAAACCGCATCGCGCTTGTGCCGTGATCAATCCCGATAAACATAGCAGTAATCCTATAGCATGGATGACATATTAGGTATTGATGTTTGATGTGGTAACAGGGGGAGCCGGGTTCATCGGCTCGCACCTGGTTGACACGCTCGTTGCACAGGGTAACGAAGTCCTGGTGATTGACTCGCTCTGCGCCGGGCGCAAAGAGACGATTGCACAGCACCTGGATTCCTGCAAGGTCCGGTTTTTACAAAAAGATCTGCTGGGCGATGGCTGGCAGGACTCAATTGAAGGAGCCGACCGGCTCTTCCACCTCGCGGCAGACCCCGATGTCCGCCAGAGCGCCGTGAACCCGGACCCGACCATACAGAACAATATCATCGCAACGTACCGGGTGCTCGAAGCCATGCGCCGGCACCAGGTGCCCGAACTGGTGTTTACCTCGACTTCCACTGTGTATGGCGATGCAACAATCATTCCCACGCCGGAAAACTATACCCCGCTCGAACCGATCTCCGTGTACGGGGCGAGCAAGCTGGCCTGCGAGTCCCTGATCTCGTCCTACTGCCACTCGTTTGGTATGAAGGCGTACAACTTCCGGTTTGCCAATATCATCGGCTCCCGGAGCGGTCACGGGGTTCTTACGGATTTCATTAAAAAACTGGAGCAGAATCCCAAAGAGCTCGAGATTCTCGGCGACGGTAAGCAGACCAAGTCCTATCTCGAAGTCCATGAATGTGTTGCCGCAATGCTCTTTGCCGTCGGGCATGCCCGGGACACGGTCAATACCTTCAATGTCGGGTCCGAGGACTGGATCGATGTGAAGAGCATTGCAGAGATCGTGTGCGAAGAGATGCACCTTGACGGCACGAAGTTCCGGTTCACCGGCGGCGAACGCGGGTGGGTCGGGGATGTGCCGAGAATGCAGCTCGCAGTCGGGAAGATCAAGGCGCTGCGCTGGAAACCCCAGCTGGGTTCCCGCGAGAGCGTGCGGATCGCCGTGCAGGCAATGCTTGCCGAACGGTAACGAGGCAGTCATGAAGTATATCGTCATTTGCGGGGATGGCATGGCAGACGAGCCCATCGCTTCGCTTGGCAACAAAACCCCGCTCGAATATGCCAAAACCCCGAACATGGACCGGCTGGCTCGCGAGGGTGCATCCGGGTTGCTCTCCACCATCCCGGATGGGTTTGAAGCGGGCAGCGATATCGCCAACATGTCGATTCTCGGGTATGCCCCGGAAAAGTACTATACCGGCCGGGGACCCCTTGAGGCCCTGAGCATGGGCGTTGATCTTGCACCGGGGGATGTGGCGTACCGCTGCAACCTGGTGACGGTGGAGGACAACACCATGGTGGATTTCT comes from Methanomicrobiales archaeon HGW-Methanomicrobiales-1 and encodes:
- a CDS encoding UDP-glucose 4-epimerase, with product MFDVVTGGAGFIGSHLVDTLVAQGNEVLVIDSLCAGRKETIAQHLDSCKVRFLQKDLLGDGWQDSIEGADRLFHLAADPDVRQSAVNPDPTIQNNIIATYRVLEAMRRHQVPELVFTSTSTVYGDATIIPTPENYTPLEPISVYGASKLACESLISSYCHSFGMKAYNFRFANIIGSRSGHGVLTDFIKKLEQNPKELEILGDGKQTKSYLEVHECVAAMLFAVGHARDTVNTFNVGSEDWIDVKSIAEIVCEEMHLDGTKFRFTGGERGWVGDVPRMQLAVGKIKALRWKPQLGSRESVRIAVQAMLAER
- a CDS encoding pyruvate synthase, producing the protein MALAVGCRARPGKARDNKTGSWRVFKPIFDHEKCSKCGMCRTLCPEGCVHEDAEGLFDPDYTYCKGCGICAVECPKEAITMKQEEK
- a CDS encoding pyruvate ferredoxin oxidoreductase (catalyzes the ferredoxin-dependent oxidative decarboxylation of pyruvate to form acetyl-CoA) gives rise to the protein MRELRIHGRGGQGSVTAAELIAVAAFEGGSFAQAFPAFGVERRGAPVQAFVRFDDKKIRLRSQVYEPNYIIVQDSTLIKDVNVFMGVRTGGIVIVNTEKKPDYTVPEGVKLITLDATSIALKAIGLPITNTSLMGAFAAATGEIQFSALEKALNHRFPKELAAKNIAAAKVAFDIVKGAA
- a CDS encoding pyruvate ferredoxin oxidoreductase, giving the protein MAEKTCELFDCGHRACGGCGASLAARLVTKAAGKDSIFVSSTGCMEVFSTPYPETAWKVPWIHSLFENAAAVASGIEASLKKQGRKEKIVIMAGDGATFDIGMICISGAFERGHDFTYVCYDNEAYMNTGIQRSGATPYDASTTTSPAGKCSFGNKMQKKDMPAILAAHGAPYVATTSIAYPADLLQKVEKAIATPGPSYVQVHAPCCTGWGFEGEQTIAIAKLAIETGLWVNYEMIDGKVTKVKKVVRKPVEEYLKTQKRFRHLFKPTRQDAEIAAIQAIADKNAEKFGIDIKLPPKKE
- the porA gene encoding pyruvate ferredoxin oxidoreductase yields the protein MMEIIEGSHAVAEIVRLCRPQVVSAYPITPQTHIVEALADFVANGTLDAEYITVENELSALSACVGASAAGSRTYSATTSQGLMLMAEVVFNASGMRLPIIMSIANRAMGAPLSIWNDQQDSVSLRDAGWLQFYAEDNQEAADLHMIAYRVAEDPTIQLPAFVCFDGFILSHTYEPVDMLTQEDVDKYLPKFNPAERLDAADPISFGMYATPEYYLEFRYEMDLALKQAKGVIAKAGKEFGEMFGRDYSALIEGYKLDDAETAIVAMGSICGTTKDAIDEMRAAGKKVGLLKIRVFRPFPSEEIAKMLSHVKRVAVLDKNISLGAKGATAMEVRDALYGSSIPVKGYVLGLGGRDVRKRDIRQIVELCEKGQGDIFYGLRKELI
- a CDS encoding methanogenesis marker 12 protein produces the protein MFIGIDHGTSAMRFAGDSGQFKISREAARDFTTDSLSQLCPIDEIEGIALCYSMGDGITSITSIGKVKNRGIISREGAGKHIGGGTKVFDEIAQSGIPAIVIPGLHRGSPTDPRFKAYSHQTSPEKIGIAYEACHTLGGDVIVSDVSSNTVSLLVSAGKLVGAFDACIFAPGTLHGALDVDAIRKIDAGECTANEAFQHAGVNFSLPEASRIPAVAMFSAMECAALRLLNPRAAIALAGSLAPAIAPEVRSLLGADVAVYDEWCASRGLARIARDVFSGSITILGLDVDL